AGTTGAACTTAGGAAAAGTAGCTTTTCAGGTAGTTTAAAGCAATCCGTTTTGTCTCTTTTACCAACCGTTGCCGAAACGTTTTTTCCTGGCTGAGGGAGAGCCACAGTAATGTACCAATCGTTTTGACCAGCACAAAGGCGATCGCCTCATAATCCGCAGGTTTCAATCTTGCATCGCGATTAGCCAAGGAACTTGCTAAATCCTGAATCAACTTGGCATCAGTTGCCTCGTCGATTTCTTCCAATTCGCGGATTGTTCCCTGAGCCTCCATAAAAATGGCGTAGTAGCTGGGGTTTTCAGTGAAGAAGCGATCGGTGGTATCAATCAGCGTGTTCACGTAATCTGACAAAGAGAGTTTGGCGAGTTCACCCTCATCAATGGTCGCTAACTCTTGATGCAGCTTTTCGGCATAGCGGAGTGCCAGAGCTTGCAGAATTGCGGTTTTGTCTGGGAAGAACTGGTAGAGCGACCCGATCGGAACCTGGGCATGAGTTGCGATCGCATTGGTTGTGGTTGCGGCGTAGCCCTGACTCGCAAACAGTTCTTCTGCCACATCCAGAATGCGATTGACCCGCTCCTGACTGCGGGCTTGCCTGGGTTTGCGGCGCATTCCGCTTGCGGTTGAAGAGTGTTCAGACATGGGCGTTCTCCCTGGTTTTCAGAAATATAGCAACCAAGGGTTAGTTAGGACGGTGTGCAGGGGTGGAATCCCTTGATTGGGGGCGCAACTCCTACATTCCCTCGTCTCAACTGCCTCGGTAGTTGCTATACATGAGGATTACTCACATTCTGCTTGACAAAACATGAGGGTTGCTCATATTATAGAAACATGAGTGATGCTCATATTTTAGCTCGGTTCGCCCCCTGAGAGTCATGTTATGACCCAGAATCTGCTGATGACTCCAAAAGCCAGTTCTGCCTGTGCTACGCGCTCTTGCTGCCTTCTGCAATATGGCTATATTGGGTTTCGTTTTGTGCGTTACAAGTGTTCTCCCTGGTTTGTATTGGTGATCGCCCCATTCAAGTTGTTTCTTACATCTGGCGTAGAACGGACTCGTGTGCAGGTTCGTTATTTCAGCGCGATCGCCAGGATTGACTTTGTCGGTGTCTATAGGTTTCTTCAAGACTTGCTTTGGTAGAAATCTCTGAATGTGTTTGATAGTTTGCAATGCGTCAACGATTAAGTTTTTGGAGTGAATTTTTATGCAACTGATCCATTCGACTAATTCCAATATTTCTGTAACTACTGACCCAAAACAGAATCAAAATCCAATACTCAAGGGCTTGAAGTCATTTCTGGCAAAGGTGCTGATTGTTAAGTCATTCACGTCCATGCTATTTGGAGATAACAGCTTGAAAACGGTCGGTGAATTAGCCGATGGGTTGTTGGAAACTCCCGCTTATGCGCTCATGGCTCACCACTTAAACCAAGATCCAGATTGTGCTGTCCTAATTCGCGATCGCTACATTCCGCCTGTCCACGATCTGGATAGGCTCCTCACCTATCCCTCTGATTCTCTGGGGTACATCTACGCCGCTTACCTGAAGAAAACAGGGTTTGATCCCAACCTCCACGCCGGAATGACTACCGAATCGGATGCTAAATACGTTGAGTTACGGCTGAGCCAGACTCACGATCTCTGGCATATCATCACCGGATTTGACACCTCTGAAATCGGCGAGATTGGTTTACAGGCATTCCATTTGCCGCAGTTTCCCTATCCCCTGGGAACTATGTTGATTGCGAATAGTTTGATATCTGCCACACTCATGGCACCCGAAACATTACCTCAATTGCTAGGGGCGATCGCTCAGGGATTGCAAATGGGTAAAACTGCCAAACCACTCTTTGCTCAGAAGTGGGAAGAGGGTTGGGAAAAACCCCTGGCTCAATGGCAGGCAGAGTTAAACATTCAGCCAATTCAGAATTAGGTAATTGCGATAGATCCTATAACCACAGGCTGACGATCCTGCTACTCCTTTTGAGCAAGATGGAATTGGTATGACATAGCTTTGTTCACGTCGATTTTGCTCTTAGTTGATTTTGCGGTAATAAAAATGCCTGATACAACTCAAACTACTGATTTTGATTCCACCATTAATCTCTTACAACAAGATCTTTCGTCTGTTGATCTCGCTCTAGCCATCAATATCATTGAGCGGTGGGAGCATCAACTCCAGGGGACTGATATCTTTGAAGATTTAATGGAACTCAAACAAGCGATTCTCAATGGGAATCTGACAGAGCTTGAGAACCTTCTACGGGATTTAGGGGAAGATACTACAGCGACAGCAGATTCTGCTCGTGAAGATGGAGCGAATGAGGTTGCAGTGAAAATTGAGCAAATCGGTAAACTGCTCTCTCAAGCCAGTCAGAATGTACAGTAGCTGTCGAGAGTAGCGATCGCAACTCTGTCACATTGGAATCTGTGACTGCTTTATGGTTGCACTTTGTGCTAACCGTTCTAGATTAGGTTAATTAGACAATTGCCAAAGATAGCTCAAGTTGAGTCATTGCTACTTGATTGCTGCTGGTGGACATTACGGCATTTCTGCCTAAAGACTTAAAACTTTTGACTGTAGATATGCCTCAAGCTGATGGCATATCAATAATCTCATCAACCTTCTTAGGATGGTGAATTTAATAAATCCGCAAACTGTACGGGCGGGTTTAGCAGACCTATCTGTGCCCTGTTATAGATTTGACAGCAAAACCCGCCCCTACCCAATACCGAACTTATTTAATTTCTATTCCTTAACATAGTTATGGCACAGCATACCCAAACTGAAAACGAGACAACACTGCGTGAGTTCCGAGAAGCAGTTAACATGTCTGTAAAGGAACTAGAGAGTTGGTTAAAAACAGAAGACTCTAAATCAGTCGGTATAAAAGAACATGAAAGTGATGAATCGACTGGACATCAATCTGGTCGTTATATCGTGGAATTGTTGCACAAGAAAAGTTCAAGTTATAGCCAGGATGACTACAACCAGATGCGCCGTGTCGTGAGTTATGTTCACCGTCATCTAGCACAAAAACCCTCTGGTGATATTGAACATACTCGTTGGCGGTATTCCCTCAAAAACTGGGGTCATGATCCACTTAAAGATTAGGCGATCGCGAATTTAGCCTAATCGGTTCAGTTGGCTCCAGGCTGTTAAGGGTAGCAACTTTCACCCTGCTTTCAGGATCAAGTGGATCTCTAAAATGCAAACACTGTTCGTAGAGTGCCTGTAACAATCGTACCGTTACTACTTTGGTTGCCTGCGTTCGTAATGATTTGAATCAAAGGTGTCACTCGAACATGATCATTGATGGGAAAGTTGTAGAATGCTTCAAAGTTAGTCTGTGATGCATTACCTACCCTCTCTTCAATAAAAGGTTGACCGACTGCAATGCCTGCGATCGCCCCAGGTGTCAAGACATCCCTAACTGCAATACCTCCCATCCAATAGTTGGGATGGACATCTCCCACTGTACTATCCAGATATATGCCGTATCCGTAACGACCAAAAATGGCTATCTCTGGTGACAACGCCAGTTCAAAGTTGGCACCAAAAGCATTGAACCGACTACCAAAAATAGTGCCGTTAGCGTATTGGAGACGTAAGGCAAAATCTGCAATTGAGTACTCTAGCTCAATAATACTTTCGTAAGGATCACCCAACAGCCCACCCTCGCCCCCGCGTGTTGGAAACAATAGAACAGGTGCCCTTGGACCATCAATTACCGATTCGCCGTTTGTACTAAAACTATTGGCATTGCCAGCTACATAAACTCCTCGTAGCTTGAATGGGCTGCCTTCTGGCTGCCAATCAATTACTGCACCTGCTCCAGCAGGACGGGTAAATAGAACAAAATTGTTGACCAATGCTTGAGTCGAGAAATCTAGATAGCTTGCATTCGCATAGCTGTTTCTATCTACGTAGTCGGTTGCAACAATTCTAGGTCCAATTGTAATGCTGAGGTCTTCCATTGGACTAAAAGTGTAAAATAACCGTCCTATCGTAAACTGAGTTCGGCCTGGTACTGAAAAATCTAAAGTGCTAGCAAAGTTTGGTTCAAGTAGTCCAGCAGGATGGTCATCTGCTCCATCACTACCTGCGGTTAATCGCACTTGTAACTGGTCAGTATTATTAAAACTTGCGTTAAAGAACAGAGAAACACGGTTAATCAAGGTAGCATTTGGGTCGTCGTCAGCAATCAACGTTCCAGTTGGTGAGATCAATTCATCTCCACTAAAACTACCTGCTGTCACTGCAAAGATGGCTTGTCCCCGTAGCTGTACTGTAGTAGAAAATTGCTGTGATTCTACTAATGTTGTTCGTGCCTCTAAACCTTCGATCTGCCCTTGTAAGATTTCTAACTCGGTTGCAAAATTTGTTTGTAAGCGTTCTAAAACTATTAAATCTGTTTCTACAATCGAACTTTTAAAGCCTGATGA
The nucleotide sequence above comes from Oscillatoria sp. FACHB-1407. Encoded proteins:
- a CDS encoding TetR/AcrR family transcriptional regulator, which codes for MSEHSSTASGMRRKPRQARSQERVNRILDVAEELFASQGYAATTTNAIATHAQVPIGSLYQFFPDKTAILQALALRYAEKLHQELATIDEGELAKLSLSDYVNTLIDTTDRFFTENPSYYAIFMEAQGTIRELEEIDEATDAKLIQDLASSLANRDARLKPADYEAIAFVLVKTIGTLLWLSLSQEKTFRQRLVKETKRIALNYLKSYFS
- a CDS encoding Coq4 family protein gives rise to the protein MQLIHSTNSNISVTTDPKQNQNPILKGLKSFLAKVLIVKSFTSMLFGDNSLKTVGELADGLLETPAYALMAHHLNQDPDCAVLIRDRYIPPVHDLDRLLTYPSDSLGYIYAAYLKKTGFDPNLHAGMTTESDAKYVELRLSQTHDLWHIITGFDTSEIGEIGLQAFHLPQFPYPLGTMLIANSLISATLMAPETLPQLLGAIAQGLQMGKTAKPLFAQKWEEGWEKPLAQWQAELNIQPIQN
- a CDS encoding DUF3140 domain-containing protein — encoded protein: MAQHTQTENETTLREFREAVNMSVKELESWLKTEDSKSVGIKEHESDESTGHQSGRYIVELLHKKSSSYSQDDYNQMRRVVSYVHRHLAQKPSGDIEHTRWRYSLKNWGHDPLKD
- a CDS encoding iron uptake porin, translated to MMKEVIKPLKISYFLAWLMPAWNFFSCQAILATEVTHSLTTISDVQPIQESDFNTLVNSPNDLADEVTSVAELSDVQLGDWELQALESLVERYHCVDDSPEVRYYSNQSMTRHEFATELNTCLETISELNSSGFKSSIVETDLIVLERLQTNFATELEILQGQIEGLEARTTLVESQQFSTTVQLRGQAIFAVTAGSFSGDELISPTGTLIADDDPNATLINRVSLFFNASFNNTDQLQVRLTAGSDGADDHPAGLLEPNFASTLDFSVPGRTQFTIGRLFYTFSPMEDLSITIGPRIVATDYVDRNSYANASYLDFSTQALVNNFVLFTRPAGAGAVIDWQPEGSPFKLRGVYVAGNANSFSTNGESVIDGPRAPVLLFPTRGGEGGLLGDPYESIIELEYSIADFALRLQYANGTIFGSRFNAFGANFELALSPEIAIFGRYGYGIYLDSTVGDVHPNYWMGGIAVRDVLTPGAIAGIAVGQPFIEERVGNASQTNFEAFYNFPINDHVRVTPLIQIITNAGNQSSNGTIVTGTLRTVFAF